The window GTCTGcatattaatgttatttatcaGATATAGAAAATGGGTTTGTTGgtgattcaaattcaatttatcctataattaattaactttagtTGCTATACATCTCTTGTTTgtgtttattgattttaatgaaTGAATGTATGGTTATGAAAGATTCAATTAAATAGCTTAGCTAATTAATaggaattatttgaatttgaatcaccAAAAGATAAGGGGTTTATCTGTAATTGAATTGTATCTAAATTCTAATTATCTGGAAGCAGTCCAAGAACATGTCTAGTGATGGTTTAGCTGGATTTGTTACTTACTAGGATAACTTATGGCATCTAATATACAATTGTTAGCCTGTGAATTCTGCTTCTTATCAGTTAATACATCTGATCTGGATATTGGGATTATAGAACAGATGAATGTTACCTTATATGGTGATCATTCTATTTTAATCTTTCGGTAGTTAAGTGGgtgatgaaaataaatatagtttaattgTTTAGAATCATTTGAACACATAAATCTTCAGATTTTGAATGATGTAAAGTAACTTTTGTCATGTTATTAACCCATTCAATCTGCTCACATTTTCCCTAATTTGTTTCTTAATCCACATGATTTATGGTATTTCATTAATGAGTTGAAAATATGGTTATAAACTTGTTTTAGGGTCTTTAATGAAAGAAACCTAAGAATTTTATTTGTCTCTGTTGCTACATATATGTCCCATAActgttttatttgatttctttttttttttttgtcaaatatgAGCTTTTTGCTTCACAATGTCCAAAAAAAGGACTAAGGGGTTAAGTTAGTTAAAAGTTTAtcggagtgttcttcaatcttGGTTCTTCCTCCTCATTTCTATGCAAACACAAAGCAAGTCATGAAACTTTTATGTATCTAGTTTCAGGATTGAAAGTGTGTTGATTGAATGATAATCTGATCACAAAATCCCCTTATGTTTAATGTCTCACTAAAATGATGAATTTTGTACTCTTTAGGAAACCTGTTTCAGGATATAAACTGAAGGAGATGACTGGTAGTGGAATCTTTGTGGCTGGTGCAGAAAATGGAGATGAAGAGATAGATGCTACACCTAGTAATAAAACTGGTGTAAGGTTATACCAGGTATATTAATTGAGCTTCTTTGAAAACTTATATTTTGTCACAAATATCCATTACAATCTCATTAAAACCTGTGAGagtaattttttgttttgcaTTTTATCTTTTTGGGTTGTAACCAGCAAGCTGTAGCTGGGATAAGTCATATATCTTTTGCTGAAGAAGAAATCATTACTCCAAAGAAACCTACAACACTAACTGAGGTTGCAAAGCAGCGTGAGCTTAGTGGAAATCTGGAAAGCGATTCTGATGCAAAGATGCAGAGACAACTATCTAATGCTAAATGCAAAGAGCTTAGTGGGAACGATATTTTTGCACCACCTCCTGAAATTCAACTCCGACCATTGGCTGCTCGAGCATTGGCTTTGAGAGAAACCATAGAAATTGGAGAACCTGTATCTAAGGTAAGTACATCTTTTTCTCCCTCAAGTTCCTAATCTTAAATCATTTCTGTTAGTGCTAAAATCACATAATTGTTTGTTCCTTGTTTTTTCATGCCTTATACATATAGAGCTTACTTGatctaatgaaaaaaaaactagggTCTTGATTGAtatggggttatttgaatattCAACCAGTTGTATTCAAGTAACCTTATTTGGTATAAAGTAACTTGTTATCTTGGTATTAaccaaaatgttaaaaaaatagaataaggGTAGTTTTGtaatttggttgatgatttaaaTTACATGATAATAGATTTGACAATtagtgagttatttgaaaataatccaaataaagcaaggttatttaaataactcaccATCATCACatctatttttcattaataagtcaattaatttataaaatactctatttaaaaaaaatatattaatacttttaagtCTTTTCACATAATAACtcaatttttcataattaatgtcaaatgatttatttaaataacccaaatggATAACTCAAATCCGAACAAAGTCCTAGatttaaatgtttgttttttcttataatatagtGATTTCTTAAGGTTATATTTTAGtctaattatgaaaatattgtttatatttaatatttgaaaatgtcaTAAAGACATTGAATGGTTTGTATTAGAGAAGTGTTTGATAATGGGATATAAATAaactatagaaaaaaaataatgtttggtTGCAAAATTGATAATTAGagttgattttttctttttctttcttaaaaagCTAGACTATTAGGATCACAAATTAGTAAAGTATTAAATCCAATGAAACAGAATGATAAAATAAGGTCTTAATTCTTTATTACACATTTGATTTGCAAACAATTTTTACAATTGAATTCATTTGTAATATGCTACATTGCAGTTCGATGATCCTATGTTGAAGACTTCGAAAAAGATTCCTGACCAGAAATTTGCTGAGCTGAATGGAAACGACATATTCAAAGGAGACGGTTCTTCATCTGCAAGCAATGACAAAACTCTGAGCTCGGCAAAACTTCGAGAAATGAGTGGCAGTGACATATTCTCCGATGGGAAAGTGGAGGCTCGAGACTACTTTGGTGGGGTTCGTAAACCTCCGGGTGGTGGCAGCAGTATTGCATTGGTGTGACTTGCTATATTAGGTTCGGTTCtgactttattattattattattacaattaagATTGTCTTTTATAATGGGAGCTATTTATCTAAATCCTTATTGACTTTGTTTGGGTGTTTTTCTTTTAATGGCTAGGTTTTTGAGAATGTTGTGTCTGAactatgttttgtttttgtgttgtTTCCTAATCTTGTTGCTTTGACAAGCTGATATCTTTTATAAATCACCTTGACagttagttttgttttatttatatgattatcttgaattttaatattaatgatcACATgatcaaaaatgaaattattacttttttttatttatcaagtatttaatataattttaatgatattttttgttttgttaaacggttaaaattatttcattaaaaatctcGAAAGTGaaggttaaaaatcaaatttagacAAATTCTAGTTAGTTATGATTAAATGATTTTACTATTTACATTGTGCAAATTATATGAGTGTCCTTTTAATTACTTTTGATCATTTAGTCttcgaattattttttaaaacaaattgtcCTTCAAACTTTTAGAAAcacttttgtcaattttttcttttaaaataactGATCTAACTAAAATGACCATGTCACCACCTTTCTTCTTGGTCagtcttttacatttttttttatattactcTCTAAATGATTTAAGATTTGtagtttacattttttttctaaaattgagGTTATGAAGGTCCTTAGAGTACAAAAACAGGAAGAGTCGAAGAATGAGCAAAAATATGTACATAAATAGTAGACTGATCTCGAGGTAGACACTAACCAATAATCATATAATGAAATGTTCACAACTAATCAACAATTTACATATAAGAGATATAGAACTAAAGTTCAAGATTTAACTCAAATTTGCAGGTGATGAGTGTGTGCGTTGATGACTTGTCGCCAAGTTTGCAAATTTGGGCTTTGAATGTTTAACATTTTGTATtcttttttgattttaaaaattgtgaggggaattaattttaacgTGATCGAAAATTTGTGAAAAATGAGATTTTATAGATGACTCAATAACTTACTATCCCGTGTCGAATCTCGAAGAGATTGATATTTTAATGGAAGTCATTATAggcctattttttttttcaagtttagtCCAATTAAACCTCACGACTTTAGAGTCGtcacctaattttataaaacGAGGACAAGTTTTGACTTATGAACGTCGATTAAGTTATTCTTCTCGAGTTCgacgtttggttacgtgtgagaaataatttttaaaataagttatgtCCCACAATGTCCCAAGGGTCTCTACtagttaatttt is drawn from Impatiens glandulifera chromosome 3, dImpGla2.1, whole genome shotgun sequence and contains these coding sequences:
- the LOC124931000 gene encoding uncharacterized protein LOC124931000 produces the protein MDRATPVRKPHSSTADLLTWSENPTVDSPATASAARSASRSHQPSDGISKVVFGGQVTDEEVESLNKRKPVSGYKLKEMTGSGIFVAGAENGDEEIDATPSNKTGVRLYQQAVAGISHISFAEEEIITPKKPTTLTEVAKQRELSGNLESDSDAKMQRQLSNAKCKELSGNDIFAPPPEIQLRPLAARALALRETIEIGEPVSKFDDPMLKTSKKIPDQKFAELNGNDIFKGDGSSSASNDKTLSSAKLREMSGSDIFSDGKVEARDYFGGVRKPPGGGSSIALV